CCGGCGATTATCCGGTAAACGCCACCCTCGAACGGCTGGATGCCGGCCATGAAGGCGAAATCGAGCAAGTCAGGGCGCGCTATGTGGCCGGCTGCGACGGCGCTCGGTCCACGGTGCGCAAATCCCTCGGCCGGGAACTGAAAGGCGATTCCGCCAATCAGGCATGGGGTGTGATGGATGTGCTTGCCGTCACCGATTTCCCCGACATCCGCCTGAAGGCTCTGATCCAGTCCGCCGACGAAGGCAGCATCCTGATCATTCCGCGCGAAGGTGGCTACCTCGTGCGCATCTATGTCGAACTGGACAAGCTTGCCGCAAACGAGCGCGTCGCGAGCCGAAACATCACGCGGGACCAGCTCATTGCAGCGGCACAACGGATCATGAGGCCCCATAGCCTCGAAGTGAAGGAAGTCGCGTGGTGGTCCGTCTACGAGATCGGCCAGCGGCTGACCGACAAGTTCGACGACGTGCCGGAGCAGGACGTCGGAACACGCCTGCCCCGCGTCTTCATCGCCGGCGACGCCTGCCACACCCACAGCCCCAAGGCCGGACAGGGCATGAACGTTTCCATGCAGGACACCTTCAATCTCGGCTGGAAGCTCGCCTATGTCCTTCAGGGACGCTCAGGCCCGGAACTGCTGCACAGCTACTCCGCCGAGCGGCAGGCCATTGCGCAGAACCTCATCGACTTCGACCGCGAATGGGCGAAAATGCTGAGCGCTCCGCTGAAATCGGACACCAACCCCGATGGCGTGGAGCCGGTGGAAGTGCAAAAATACTTCGTGCAGCACGGCCGCTACACGGCCGGAACCGTAACCTGCTACACGCCGTCCGAGCTCACCGGCCCAGCAATCCATCAGCATCTTGCAACGGGCTTTCCGGTCGGCATGCGTTTCCATTCCGCGCCGGTGGTCCGGCTCGCCGATGCGAAGCCCATGCATCTCGGCCACGCCATGAAAGCCGATGGCCGCTTCAGGCTCTTCGCCTTCGCCCCGGATGAGGACCCGGTAGCCCCGTCGTCCGCTATCCGCACGCTCTGCGATTTCCTGTCGACCGCGCCGGCTTCCCCTCTGCTGAAATATACGCCCGAGGGCGACGACGTGGATTCGCTGATCGATCTCCGCACCATCTTCCAGCAGAACCATCGCGACCTGTCGCCTGAAACGCTGCCCGCCCTTCTGCTGCCAATAAAAGGCAAGCTCGGCCTCAAGGATTACGAAAAGGCATTCTGCCACGACCTGAAGAACGGGCCCGATATCTTCGACCTGCGCGGCATCGACCGGAAACGCGGCGCCCTCGTGGTTGTCCGTCCCGACCAGTATGTCGCCCATGTCCTGCCGCTGGACGCTCACGCCGAACTCGCCGCCTTCTTCGACGGGTTTCTGCGACCAAGGAGATAGGCGGATTATACCGTAGCGGGTATTCGCCTTGCGGATTTGGCGAGCCGCTCCGCATGAACGACATCATCCTCGGGCTCGTCCCGAGGATCTGCCATCGCTAGCCAGACGGCTTCATCGAGAGAAGACAGCCGTTGCAGATGCTCGGGACAAGCCCGAGCATGGCGAAAAACGTTATCGTTCTTATCCAAACCGACAGCAGTCGGCGGCCACCCTTTTCAATCTTCCTTCACGCTGACGATCGTGTCGTGAATGACCTTCAGCACCGCGTCGGGATCGATGTCGACGCAAACCTTCTGGCTTGGCAGGTTGTCCCAGTCGCTGGGACCGAATCCTCGGGTATCCGGCTTCTGGATCGTCGCGCCATCGGCAATGCCGCCGCAGACGACACGCACGGCGCCCGAGCGGGTCGTGAAGAGTTCCGGCGCCACCACATAGACGCAGGCGCAGCTGTCATGCACCACCATGCCATCGGGCACGCGGCTCTCATAGAACTTGATGTAGAACTGCGAGAGATCGAACAGCAGCCGGGCACGGCTGGAGCCCGCCGCGTCGCGGATGTCCGCAAGCTGCTGACGCGTCATGACCGTCATCGTCGTCACATCGAGACCGACGATGACCACCGGCCAGCTGGCGGTAAACACGATATCGGCGGCTTCCGGATCGCCATGGATATTGGCCTCGGCAGCCGGCGTCACATTGCCGTTGATATCGAAGGCGCCGCCCATGATGACGACTTGCCTGACCAGAGAAACGATCTCAGGATCTTCCTTCAAGGCATTGGCAAGGTTTGTCATTCTCCCAACAGCGACAAGTGTCACCTCACCCGGATTGGCCCGGACGGTATCCACGATGAAGCGATGGGCCGGGCGCGGATCGAGCGGCAGGTCGATCACCTCGGGCACGCCGATATTGCCAAGGCCGTCATCGCCGTGAATCAGCGTCGGCGGCTCGTGGCTGACGCGATGCGGGATGAAGGTCTCGCCGGCGCCGCGCGCGACGGGGGCGTCGATCTTCCATTCGCGCTTGAGGAACAGCGCGTTGCGCGTCGTCGTCTCGATGGTCGCGTTACCGAAGACCGTGGTCACACCAAGAAGATCGATCTCCTGATGGTGGTGAAGGAAGAGCAGCGCCATGGCGTCATCGACGCCCGGATCAGTATCGAAAATGACCTTGTGCATGAAATCCGCCGAATTGCGTTTTGGAAGGAATGCGAAGCCGTTGTCTTAGAGCAATTCCAGCAAAAGTGTGAAGCGGTTTTGCGTCAGGAATTGCGCCGAAACAAAGAGATAGAGCATAATCCGACCGGAGTGAAACGCGGATCGACAGGATTCTGCTCAAAGATTTGCCGATGGCGCGCTAACCGGATCAGATGCCCGATTGCGCGAATTCGGCCATCAACCCGGGAAAGTCCTCCATGGGCGGAAATTTCGGGTAGCTGTGCCGTGCCGGCGTCTGCGCCCAGGGCAGCTTTTCGCTGGTGTAGCTTTCAATGAACGGGCGAAAATCACCGATATCGTCCAGCAGTGCCGAACGTATGTTGATGAAGGGTCCCATGCCATCGAAGCGGGTGAACATCCAGCTCATGCAATAGGGACAGAAGAAGTGGCGAAGATTTCCGTGCATCCCGCCGATCACCGGCTCCAGACCGGAAACCTCGAACGCTTCCAGCGGGTAGAGCGAACTCAGCGAGAACGCGCTCGACGTCATCTTCTGGCACCCCGTGCAATGGCAGGCCATCGTCATCATCGGCCTGCCCTTCACCTTCAGCCTCACCCGCCCGCAACGGCAACTGCCTTCCGTGGTGCCGTCTTTTTCCGACATGGCATTCCTCCCTTTCAATGATGGCCGGCCAGCTTTCGCGCACGGTCCGCATCCCGGGCATGATCCCGGCGCCTGATGAAATCGACGGCGCGCGGTCGGGGATCCTGGAGATACTGGTCCGGCCCCAGCATCTTGCGCGCGTTCAACTGTTCGGTATCGAGCGCGTCGAAATCGACATCCTCGATGATGCTGCTCCAGCCGGAGCTCAACGCAGACCAGCCCTTGCGGTGATGCGCCAGAAGCCGGTCGCGCAACGAATAGCCGTGAAAATCGAAAGCGATGACCCCGTCGGTCACATACATATGCGCGCCCGCGAAGCCCTCGGCGGGAATGATACGCTCGGCATGAAAGCCCGAAAGCGGCGGGTCGCGGAGATAGACGCCCGCGAGGATATGGCACGCGCCGTAGCCGAAGAAGATGCGATCAGGCAGAGCCCACCGCCTTGCCGGGTCCTTCTTGATTCCACGCTTGAGGATGTACATGCGCGAAGGCTACAGCTTTGGCCGCCGCGGTCAACGGTGGCCGAACCGGTTACTTTGCAGCCTTCTTTTTCTTCTTTCCCACGCTTCTCAGAACGTGGCTGAAATCGGAATTGTAAAGGTCGCTGTCACGGAACTCGACGTGGCCGAACACCTTGCCCACCATGATCAGCGCCGTGCGGGTGATCTTCGCCTTGCGCACTTCCGCCGCCATGTCCTTCAGCGTCGTGCGGATGAAAAGCTCGTCCGGCCAGGTCGAGCGATAGGCCACAACGACAGGGCAATCCTCGCCGTAATAGGGCACGAGTGTATCGCGGACGTGGGCAAGATTGCGGATGGAGAGGTGAATGGCAAGCGTTGCCCGCGACTTGCCGAGGATCTCCAGCGTTTCGAATTCCGGCATGGAGGATGCCTTCATTTCGGTGCGCGTGATGATGATCGTCTGGGCGATTTCGGGCAGGGTCAGCTCCGTCTTGAGCCGTGCGGCGGTCGCGGCAAAGGCGGGAACGCCCGGCACGACGTCATAGGGAATGCCGAGCGCATCGAGCCGCCGCATCTGTTCGGCGATGGCCCCGTAGATCGACGGATCGCCGGAATGCACCCGCGCCACATCCTCGCCGCGCGCATGAGCGGCCTCGATTTCGGCGATGATCTCGTCGAGATGCATCGGCGCGGTATCCTTGACGATTGCGCCCTCCGGGGCAGCCTTGACGGTTTCCTCCGGCACCAGCGAACCGGCATAGAGGCACACCGGGCATCGCTCGATAAGCCTGAGGCCACGCACGGTGATGAGATCAGGTGCACCGGGACCGGCGCCGATGAAATAGACGGTCATGCTGTTATCCCTGTCAAAATATCTGTGACCTTGCGGTTGGGGTTCGTGCCCCTCATCCGGCTGCCGCCCCCTTCTCCCCGCAAGCAGGGAAAAGGGCGATCAGGATGCCGTTCTGCCTCCGTCTCTCCGCTTGCGGGGAAAGGTCCCTGCAGCCGGATGAGGGGCAGACTTCAAGCTGTTTTCTGTGTCATCCCCGTATCCGATTTCCCGGAATAGCCGCGCGGCGTGTAAACCCAGGTCTTGCCGTCGCCCGTGGTCACCGTGCGGCTCTCCGACGATCCCACCACCACCACGGTCAGCATGTCGACGTCGTCGACATCGAGCTCGCCGAGCGGAACGGTACGGACATGTTCGCCGGGCCGGCCGAGATTGGTGGCAAGGATCACCGGCGTGTCGGACGGACGGTATTCCAAAAGCTTGTCGCGCGCCCAGGCGAGCTGTGTGCGGCGCTTCATCGACACCGGATTGTAGAAGGCGATGACGAAATCGCCCTCGCCCGCCGCCTTCACGCGCCGCTGGATATGCTCCCAGGGCGTCAGCAGGTCGGACAGCGAGATGGTGCAGAAATCGTGGCCGAGCGGAGCGCCGATACGTGCCGCCGCCGCCTGCAGCGCGGAAATCCCGGGCGAAACCTGCACGTCGATCCGGCTTGCGGCGTCCGTAATCCCGCCCTTGTCGAAAAGCTCGAACACCAGCGTCGCCATGGCATAGATGCCAGCATCGCCGGAGCAGACCAGCGACACCGTCCTGCCCTCGCCGGCAAGCTCCATGGCGTGCACGACGCGCGCCTCTTCCTTGCCGAGATCGAAATCATGCCGCGTCTTGCCGCAGGCAAGAGGACCGAGCAGGTCGAGATAGAGCGAATAGCCGACGAGATCGGTGGAGGCCGCGACCATGGCAGAAACCTCCGGCGAGCGCCACTGGTCGGCACCCGGGCCGATGCCGACCACGTAGAGAGTTCCACGCGCCCGGCCTACTGTCTCGGCTTCCACGATACCGGTGGAACGGGCAATAGCGGCGGTCGCCCCCTTGGACTTGATCTTGGCCAGAACGAGTTCGCTATCTGCACCGGCCGCTGCCAGCGCCGCACCCTCGGCGACACCATGGCACCCGACCTCGGCGAAAACGATGTCCGATGGGTTCTTCAGCCTCGGAGCCTCTTCCTCAAGCCTTGCCGCGCTGAAGAACCGTGCCGGCACACCGAAATGCGCGGCAACCGCATGGATCGCGCGTTCGTCAGCCTTGAGATCGACCGAAGCCACTGCCGCAAGGCTCTGCCGGGCAAGTCCGCTCTCCCTGAGCGCCTGTTCGGCGAGCGCGATTGCCTCCTCCGTCGAGGCATTCCGCTCGCAGCCCATGCCGACCACCAACGTTTTCGGATGATAGACCAGTTCCAATGAGCCTGCCGTCTTCGGCTCGTCGGCAACCGTCAGCGTCACCTTGCCGTCTTCGGAGAAGGGAATGCGCGAGGAGGAAAGCCACTCTCCCGCACACCCTCTCCCCGCCTGCGGGGAGAGGGTCGGGGTGAGGGGCAAATCAGAACCCTGCCCCTCATCCGCCCTCCGGGCACCTTCTCCCCGCAGGCGGGGAGAAGGAAGAACAAGCCGTGCGGAAGCGCCAGCGACAAGCTCCGCCATCACCGCCTTGGCGTTTTCCGGATTGGCAAGCACATAGCCCGCCGGCGGTTCATCGAGGGCGAGGCCGAATTTCAGGTCGCCCGCCGTGGTGATCGCCGCGCGGCAGTTGAGGCCATCGGCAATCTGCCGCGCCAGATCGTTGCCGCCATGGTGACCGCCGAGCAACGGCACGACGGAAGCGCCGTCCTGCGAGACAGCGACGACCGGCGGTTCGGCATGCTTGTCGGAAAGCAGCGGCGCAAGTATCCGCACCAGCGCCCCGCAGGCCATCACGGCAACGATCGGCCGTCCGGTGGCAAACAGGGTCGCGATATGGGTCTTCGTGTCGTCGAACAGGACGTCGGCATTGCTGGTCCGGGCCTCGGCCCCATGCAGTTCGCCGCCGATGGCGAGCGCGATCTTGCGTCCGATATCATGGCCGGCCTGCGACAGGATGACGACGGCGGGTTTCTGGGCAAGGGTCATTGGATCATTCCGTTGCAGCGGCGGTCCGGGCCTTCCAGCCCTCCCCGCCCTTGTAGATAAGGATCATCGAGAAATAGGGGGCGCTTTCTTCTGCCACGTTGGCCAGCGGCAATACGCGCTGCTCGGCAAGGCTGACACGTTCGACATAGCCGGCGCATGACGTCAGCCCCATCGCCTCGATCAGCGCGCGGATGCGGGCGAAATGCCGGCCGACCTTGATGATGGCGACCGCGCCCGCCGCCTCGATCCGCGCCCGCATGATATCGTCGTCCAGCGGCCCCGGCACGATGCTGAGCACGTCGTTTCGCGCCGCAAGCGGTCGACCGAGTGCCGCCGCCGCCGCCATCATCGAGGAAACCCCCGGCACGATCTCCGTCTCGTAGCGACCGCACAATCGTTCGAACAGGTACATGAAGGAACCGTAGAAGAAGGGGTCGCCCTCGCACAGCACCGCCACATCGGAACCGGCGTCGAGATGACGTGCCAGCGTTTCCGCCGCACCGTCATAGACCTCCTGCGCCGGGAAACGCTCGACCCGCATCGGCACGATGACGGGCACCTCCAGCTGATGCGCTCCGATATAGGGTGCTGCAATCTGCCGGGCGAAACTCGGACCGGTATCAGGTGCTGGATAGGCGATGACCGGCACGCCCGAGAGAATGCGGTACGCTTTCAGCGTGATGAGTTCCGGGTCACCGGGACCAAGACCGAGGCCATAGAGTTTGCCGGTCATGCATTCCACCTTCTCGATTGCGGCGGAACACCCCCCTCTGCCCTGCCGGGCATCTCCCCCTCAAGGGGGGAGATCCGCAGATGACCAACGCCCCATCCTAAAACCAACCGCGCCGAATATGGAGCGGATAAAGAAGAGGCGGCAGGGCGCATACCCCATCCGATCTCCCCCCTTGAGGGGGTAAGGAGCGATCCGCGAAGCGGAGCAATCGATCCAGTGAATCGATTGCAGCAACGAACGCCGGCAGGCCAGAGGGGGATGGGCCAGAGGGGGGTGGGCCCCGAAACAAGTTGGCGCAGACGAAATCCATCCTATCGCTCTCCCTTCGTCACCGACCAGATCGTCACCGGCATCAGCGACTTCCAGCCGCAATACCGCCCGACAGGCGCCGCACGCGAAACCTGTAGCCGGACGAGTTCGCCGCCATGGACGCCGCGCAACTCGGCAAGCCTTGCCTCGCCTTCGATGGTCACGGCATTGGCGACCAGCCGCCCGCCCGACGGCAGTGCCTCCCAGCAGGTCTCGAACAGGCCTTCATGTGTAATCCCGCCGCCGATGAAGACGGCATCGGGCGCGTCGAGGCCGGCAAGCCCCTCGGGCGCCCTCGCCTCGACGATATCGAGATCCGGCAGGCCGAGAGCGTCGGCATTCTCGCGGATCATCGCCACCCGTTCAGGCTTCTCCTCGATGGCGATGGCGCGCGCGCCGAGCCCGATCCGCATCCATTCGAGCGCGATCGAACCGCAACCCGCCCCGACATCCCAGAGCAGCCCATGCGGAAAGGGCTGCAGGATGGACAGCGTCACCGCCCGTATCTCCCGCTTGGTCAGCTGACCGTCATGGCGGAAGGCATCGTCCGGCAGGCCCGCTATCGGAGAGATCAGAGGGGAATTCGAAACGCAGTCGATTGCCAGCGTGTTGAACTCCGCGATTTCAGGCTGCGCAGCCAGAAGCTCCGCGGCGGTCATGGCAAGGATCCGCTCATGATCGCCGCCCATGTGCTCCAGCACGGTCAGGACTGAATTGCCGAAGCCGCGCTCCACCATCAGCGCCGCAGCTCCGAGCACGGTTTCCGCGCCGGCCGTCAGCGCCAGGATCCGGTGCCGGGGCATCAGATGCCTGTTCAGAGAGGCAAGCGGTCGGCCATGCAGCGAAATCGTCGCCACCGACTGCAGCGGCCAGCCGAGCCGGGCAGCGGCAAGCGAAAAGGCCGAAGGCGATGGCAGCACGTACATTTCACTCGCGCGAACATAACGCCGGAGCGTTGCGCCGATGCCGAAATGCATGGGATCGCCGGTGGCAAGAATGGTAACGGGCGAGCCGCGCAGCTTCAGAACCTCGCGCAAGGTCTCGCGGAACCCGCCGCTCCAGTTGAGGATGCGCTTGAGCGCCGGAAGCGCGCTACCATCGATCACGGCATCGAGCCGCTCGCCGAGCACCAGCGTTTCCGTCTGCCAGATGATCGATTGCGCCTCCGGCGTGAGGCTTTCAAGGCCGTTGTCTCCGACGCCGATGATGGTCAGCCACGGTTCAGTCATTGGCGTTTCAGTCATTGGCGCCGAGCCCTCCCGCAAGCGCATTGACGGCCGCAGACGCCATGGCCGATCCGCCCCGCCGGCCGCGAACCGCAATGAACGGCACGCCGCGGCTGTCCTCGACCAGCGCTTCCTTGCTCTCCGCCGCACCGACGAACCCGACTGGAAGGCCGAGGATCAGCGCCGGCTTCGGCGCGCCCTGGTCGATAAGTTCCAGCAGCCGGAAAAGCGCCGTCGGCGCATTGCCGATGGCGACCACCGCCCCCGCAAGCCTGTCACCCCAGAGGTCGACCTGCGCTGCAGAACGCGTGTTACCGATTTCGGCGGCCTTCGGCCTCACGCGCTCATCGTTCAGGAGGCAGATCACCTCGTTGTCGGCCGGAAGCAATCGCCTGATGATGCCGTGGCGAACCATTTCGACATCACAGAGAACCGGCGCACCGGCGGCAAACGCCGCAGCCCCTGTCTCGAACGCCCCATCCGAAAAAGCGATATCGCCGGCAAGGTCCGTCATGCCGCAGGCATGGATCAGGCGGATCGCCAGCTTTTCCATGCCGCCGGAAAAGCGGGCAAGATCCGCCTCCCGGCGGATCGTCTCGAAGGACTGCCGATAGATTTCTGCCGGATCGCGGATGTAATCGAACAAGATCATTCTGGAATGGCCCCTCACCCCGGCCCTCTCCCCGCTTGCGGGGAGAGGGAGCGCAAACGTCGCAGCACGCCCCTTCTACCCGCTTGCGGGGAGAAGGTCCCGGCAGGGGGATGAGGGGCTGTCGCCGAGAGCCGTTGCACCAGAAATACCCTCACTTCTTCTTCATCGAATTCGGCCCGAGCGGATGGTCCGCATGCGGGTAAGGCGCGTGGTGATGGTGGTGATGCCCGTGATCGTGCGAATGACCATGCCCGTGGTCATGTCCGTGATCGTGAGCATGTTGGTGATCATGATCGTGCCCGTGGCCATGATGCTCATGGTCAGAATGTCCATGGTGGTGATCGTGGTCATGATCGTGATGATGATGGCCGCAGCCGCAGTTCGGGCCGTGTTCGTGAACAGCCGGCTTGCCGCTGGAGGGAGCGTTCATGACGGCCTCCAGTCCCGCATCCGGCGCGGCATTGAGCAGATGGCCGTATTTGCCGCCGAGCGTGGTCGACGCGCCATAGTCGAAGGCAGGCGCCAGATCGTTCGGTTCCGCATGGCTGTGCACCGGCGTCCAGGGCAATCCGTGTTCCTCGCAGAATTCCGGCTCGCGACAGGACGCATCGCAATCGCCGCCGCACGGACAGTCTTCAAGACCACCGCCGATGCCTTCGACATGGTGGTGGTGGCTCTCCTGCGGCTGGCCGATATCTGCCTCGAAGCCGAGGACCTGCTCCCGGTACTTGCACATCTGGCAGTTCATCAGGGCGGCACCTTCGAGGATTTCCCCGACGCGATCCTGAAAGGCGTCCAGCACCAGCGGATGGTCGTTGAGATAGCTCGCCTTGACGAACTGGATCTCCGGATGCCGTTCGGCAACGACATCGGTATAGCTGTAGATACGCTTCACCAGCACACCGGTGAACAGGAAGTACGGGAAGACGATGATACGCTTGTAACCGAGCCGTGCGGCATGTTCGAGACCCGGCTCGACCAGCGGGAAGGTCACTCCGGAATAGCAGGTCTCGCCCCAGCCGAAGCCCATGCCTTCCCAGAGCATGCGCATGACTTTGGTCGCATTGGAGTTGGCGTCGGGGTCGGACGAGCCGCGCCCCACCACCATCAGCAGCGTCTCGTGCTTGTCGACGAAACCGAGCGTCGCGTTCGCCTCGTCGACGGCCTCCTGGATACGGTCCCCGGCGGCGCGGATCATCTTCAGGTCGATGCCGAGTTCCCGCCCGTAGGTGATGACCATGCCGGGGTTCTGCGCCTGATAGGTGTTCAGCACCGAGGGAATGTCGTTCTTGGCGTGTCCCGCGGCAAACAGCATGCCGGGAACCGCCAGAACCCGCGTCACGCCTTCCGCGCGCAGCTTGTCGAGGCCGACGGAAATCACCGGATTGCAGAATTCAAGATAGCCGTATTCCACCGGCAGGTCGGGATTGCGCTCGCGCAAGGCTTCCGCGATCACCGCGAATTCGCGCGCTGCGTTCTGGTTGCGGCTGCCATGCCCGCACACCATGATTCCGAGTTTTTCCGCCATGAGATTTTTCGCCATGGGACAAGGCCTCCCTGCTTCGTTGCCGTTCATGTACGAAGCGCCGGAACCGCGAGCGCGGTTCGCTGGCCTTGGGGACAGCTCCGGAATTGGCCCCCTGATTGGGTCAGCCGCACCGGACTATTTCCAGCCTGTCGAACAGGCGCCGTCGCACATGAGACAGAGCTTTATCGAAGGCGACATGACCGGTCAAACCCGTTTGCGCCGGATTGTGTGGAGGATGCGGCGAAGGTCTGAGACGACGGTCCGATCCCGGCGCGACATGTTGCCCCGGCTGGCAGTTTGGTGCATGACTTGATACCCGCCGCATCCTCATTCACAGGTCTATCGTGGTCGATCTCGCACTCCAGAGCCTGGTGCTTCTCTTCATTGCTGCCTTCATCGCCGGTTTCATCGATTCGATTGCCGGCGGCGGCGGCCTCATCACAATTCCCGCCATGCTGATCGTCGGCATTCCGCCGCTGGAAACGCTCGGCACCAACAAGCTGCAGTCGATGTTCGGCGCGGGTTCCGCGACCATCGCCTATGCGCGTCGCGGCCATGTCGATTTGAAGAGCCAGCTGCCGATGGCGGTAATGGCTGTGTTAGGCGGCGCGATCGGAGCGGTGATCGCAACAGTCGTTCCCGGCGACGTGCTGCGGGCATTGATGCCGTTCCTGCTGGTCGCCATTGCGCTCTATTTCGCGCTGAAGCCAAACCTGCACGACGAGGACCGCCACCAGCGCATGACGCCCTTCGTCTTCGGCCTGACTTTCGTGCCGTTGATCGGCTTTTATGACGGCGTCTTCGGCCCCGGCACCGGCTCCTTCTTCATGCTGGCCTTCGTGTCGCTTGCGGGCTTCGGCGTGCTGAAGGCAACCGCCCACACCAAGCTCCTGAACCTCGGCTCCAATGTCGGTGCCTTCGCTGTCTTCCTGGCAAGCGGCGTGGTTCTGTGGAAGGTCGGCCTGCTGATGGGACTGGGCCAGTTTCTCGGGGCACAGGCAGGATCGCGGCTTGCCATGCGGATCGGGGCAAAGCTGATCAAGCCGATCCTGGTGGTCACCTGCGTTGCGCTGGCATCGAAGCTTTTGATGGACCCGACGAACCCGGTTCGCCTATGGATGGGGTTCTGAGGCGCCGGACAAGGGCTTGGCTCCAAGAGGGATGCGGTCTGTAACGCCTGCCTTCAGCGACAGAAACTCCCAGACAGCCACGAACAGAAGAAGTCCCGTCGCCGAAAATTGCAGCAGGAACAGTGGCAGGCTGGAAAAAATCCCCAAACCGAGAATGGCAGCCGCCCCCGCGCAATGGGAGAGCGGCAGTCCCCGCCCCGCAAGAAACTTGAGCCCACCCGTACCGATCAGGAAAAGTGCGGGCCCGCCCGCGATCGTGACGGTTTCCCGCAGTCCCGCAGTATCGACAACGTGAGAGAGGCTGAAATCCTCACCGACGGCGGTCATGACGATGCCCATCACGATGGGCAAATGGCCGTAAACGAACAAGACCTCGGCCACGAGTTGCGGTTTACGGGTGTTCTCCGCCTTTCTCGCCACCCTTTCCTGACCATCGTGAAAATAGAGCCACCACATCAGGACCGTGCTTGCGAACGCGCTGCAGAACACGAAGAAGGTCAGCGGTGTCTGCATATGCTCGACGGCGGTCTTGCCCGTCGTCAGGATCGTCTCGCCCAGGCAGATGATGACGAACAACGCCGTGCGTTCGGCAAAATGCTCGCCGGAAACCCTCAGTGTTTCGCCATTCGCCCCTCGCATGAGGCCGGGCAGGTAATAGTTGAAGGCCGGAGCCGCGTATTCGATCAGGATCGCCACGCTCCACAGCACTATCCTTGGCGAAGAGTCCACCATCGCGCCTGCCAGCCAGAACCCGGCGGAAAAGCTGAGCCAGATGGTCATCCTCAGAAACGTGAGGAAGACGGGTCGATCGGCGTTGCGGTGGGCAAAAAGCGAAAACAGGGAACGGCCCACCTGCATGACGGAATAGACCGAGGCGAACAGCAGTCCCTTGTCGTGGAAGGCCTCCGGCAGCGCAATCGAAAGCAGGATCCCGCAAAACATCAGCGCGAACAGCAGCAGCCGCACGGCTGCTCTCCGGGTGTCGAGAAGATTGGTAAGCAGCGTCGTCTGGATCCACACCCACCACAGCGCCAGAAGCAGGATTGCAGCTTCCACGATGGACATGATGCCGAAATCCTCGGCGAATGTGTGCGA
The window above is part of the Rhizobium sp. ACO-34A genome. Proteins encoded here:
- a CDS encoding phenol 2-monooxygenase (catalyzes the formation of catechol from phenol) encodes the protein MQFHLNGFRTGDPDVSIPSKSPAETTHPETLPAEVDVLIIGCGPAALTLAAQLSAFPDISTAIVDQRDGPLLLGQADGIACRTMEMFNAFGFAERVLRESYWVNETAFWRPDAAARNNVVRHGRVQDVEDGLSEFPHVILNQARVHDFYLDIMRNSPNRLEPHYSRRLVDLTIDPDAGDYPVNATLERLDAGHEGEIEQVRARYVAGCDGARSTVRKSLGRELKGDSANQAWGVMDVLAVTDFPDIRLKALIQSADEGSILIIPREGGYLVRIYVELDKLAANERVASRNITRDQLIAAAQRIMRPHSLEVKEVAWWSVYEIGQRLTDKFDDVPEQDVGTRLPRVFIAGDACHTHSPKAGQGMNVSMQDTFNLGWKLAYVLQGRSGPELLHSYSAERQAIAQNLIDFDREWAKMLSAPLKSDTNPDGVEPVEVQKYFVQHGRYTAGTVTCYTPSELTGPAIHQHLATGFPVGMRFHSAPVVRLADAKPMHLGHAMKADGRFRLFAFAPDEDPVAPSSAIRTLCDFLSTAPASPLLKYTPEGDDVDSLIDLRTIFQQNHRDLSPETLPALLLPIKGKLGLKDYEKAFCHDLKNGPDIFDLRGIDRKRGALVVVRPDQYVAHVLPLDAHAELAAFFDGFLRPRR
- a CDS encoding nucleoside hydrolase translates to MHKVIFDTDPGVDDAMALLFLHHHQEIDLLGVTTVFGNATIETTTRNALFLKREWKIDAPVARGAGETFIPHRVSHEPPTLIHGDDGLGNIGVPEVIDLPLDPRPAHRFIVDTVRANPGEVTLVAVGRMTNLANALKEDPEIVSLVRQVVIMGGAFDINGNVTPAAEANIHGDPEAADIVFTASWPVVIVGLDVTTMTVMTRQQLADIRDAAGSSRARLLFDLSQFYIKFYESRVPDGMVVHDSCACVYVVAPELFTTRSGAVRVVCGGIADGATIQKPDTRGFGPSDWDNLPSQKVCVDIDPDAVLKVIHDTIVSVKED
- a CDS encoding aldehyde-activating protein — protein: MSEKDGTTEGSCRCGRVRLKVKGRPMMTMACHCTGCQKMTSSAFSLSSLYPLEAFEVSGLEPVIGGMHGNLRHFFCPYCMSWMFTRFDGMGPFINIRSALLDDIGDFRPFIESYTSEKLPWAQTPARHSYPKFPPMEDFPGLMAEFAQSGI
- a CDS encoding precorrin-4 C(11)-methyltransferase, with amino-acid sequence MTVYFIGAGPGAPDLITVRGLRLIERCPVCLYAGSLVPEETVKAAPEGAIVKDTAPMHLDEIIAEIEAAHARGEDVARVHSGDPSIYGAIAEQMRRLDALGIPYDVVPGVPAFAATAARLKTELTLPEIAQTIIITRTEMKASSMPEFETLEILGKSRATLAIHLSIRNLAHVRDTLVPYYGEDCPVVVAYRSTWPDELFIRTTLKDMAAEVRKAKITRTALIMVGKVFGHVEFRDSDLYNSDFSHVLRSVGKKKKKAAK
- a CDS encoding precorrin-3B C(17)-methyltransferase → MTLAQKPAVVILSQAGHDIGRKIALAIGGELHGAEARTSNADVLFDDTKTHIATLFATGRPIVAVMACGALVRILAPLLSDKHAEPPVVAVSQDGASVVPLLGGHHGGNDLARQIADGLNCRAAITTAGDLKFGLALDEPPAGYVLANPENAKAVMAELVAGASARLVLPSPRLRGEGARRADEGQGSDLPLTPTLSPQAGRGCAGEWLSSSRIPFSEDGKVTLTVADEPKTAGSLELVYHPKTLVVGMGCERNASTEEAIALAEQALRESGLARQSLAAVASVDLKADERAIHAVAAHFGVPARFFSAARLEEEAPRLKNPSDIVFAEVGCHGVAEGAALAAAGADSELVLAKIKSKGATAAIARSTGIVEAETVGRARGTLYVVGIGPGADQWRSPEVSAMVAASTDLVGYSLYLDLLGPLACGKTRHDFDLGKEEARVVHAMELAGEGRTVSLVCSGDAGIYAMATLVFELFDKGGITDAASRIDVQVSPGISALQAAAARIGAPLGHDFCTISLSDLLTPWEHIQRRVKAAGEGDFVIAFYNPVSMKRRTQLAWARDKLLEYRPSDTPVILATNLGRPGEHVRTVPLGELDVDDVDMLTVVVVGSSESRTVTTGDGKTWVYTPRGYSGKSDTGMTQKTA
- a CDS encoding precorrin-2 C(20)-methyltransferase; this encodes MTGKLYGLGLGPGDPELITLKAYRILSGVPVIAYPAPDTGPSFARQIAAPYIGAHQLEVPVIVPMRVERFPAQEVYDGAAETLARHLDAGSDVAVLCEGDPFFYGSFMYLFERLCGRYETEIVPGVSSMMAAAAALGRPLAARNDVLSIVPGPLDDDIMRARIEAAGAVAIIKVGRHFARIRALIEAMGLTSCAGYVERVSLAEQRVLPLANVAEESAPYFSMILIYKGGEGWKARTAAATE